In Thermodesulfitimonas autotrophica, the following proteins share a genomic window:
- a CDS encoding helix-turn-helix transcriptional regulator, with protein sequence MKRVSRILELIHILTVSPRRYRRCDLAARFGVSERTIQKDLDIIRHGLKLPLVRSLQGYYFEKTPLLPVLQFTFSEALALLLAVQAARHVSGAGSPELAAALNRLAALFPPEFGTLLRQAASLPAVTAQREHRQRMLLLLNQALIQGRKVRILYTTHSRGGAQTERVVRPYHLLPHVRSWHLIAYCEWREAVLVFKVDRIRKAVLLEECYRIPGDFDVAAYLGPVWGVMRGAASDPVDVVLRFTPEAGRRVAEESWHPSQQVAEQPDGSVLFRLHIAITPDFINWLLYYGSRVEVLAPPELREELAAEHRRAAEVNGAPGAAPGPGGRSE encoded by the coding sequence TTGAAGCGCGTCTCGCGCATCCTCGAGCTCATCCATATTCTTACGGTCTCCCCGCGCCGCTACCGTCGCTGCGATCTTGCCGCGCGCTTTGGGGTGAGCGAACGGACCATCCAGAAGGATCTTGATATCATCCGGCACGGCCTCAAACTACCGCTTGTCCGGTCGCTCCAGGGCTACTATTTTGAGAAAACGCCACTCCTGCCTGTTTTGCAGTTCACCTTCAGCGAAGCCCTGGCGTTGCTCCTGGCTGTTCAGGCAGCACGCCACGTTTCCGGCGCCGGGTCGCCGGAACTTGCTGCGGCCCTCAACCGGCTGGCCGCGCTTTTTCCACCGGAGTTCGGTACGCTACTGCGTCAGGCGGCCAGCCTCCCTGCGGTCACGGCGCAGCGGGAGCACCGGCAGCGGATGCTGCTGCTTCTCAACCAGGCGCTCATTCAGGGCCGCAAGGTGCGGATTCTTTACACTACTCACTCGCGCGGCGGCGCCCAGACCGAACGGGTGGTGCGCCCTTACCACCTCTTGCCGCACGTGCGGAGCTGGCACCTGATCGCCTACTGCGAGTGGCGGGAGGCCGTGCTGGTCTTTAAAGTGGACCGCATCCGCAAGGCCGTCCTTCTCGAAGAGTGTTACCGGATTCCGGGAGATTTCGACGTAGCGGCCTACCTTGGTCCGGTTTGGGGCGTCATGCGGGGAGCGGCCAGCGATCCGGTGGATGTGGTCCTGCGCTTCACGCCGGAAGCCGGAAGGCGGGTGGCAGAGGAAAGCTGGCACCCGAGCCAGCAGGTGGCGGAACAACCTGACGGCAGCGTTCTTTTTCGGTTGCACATCGCCATTACGCCCGATTTTATCAACTGGCTGCTCTACTACGGCAGCCGCGTCGAGGTGCTGGCACCACCGGAGCTTCGGGAAGAATTGGCCGCGGAGCACCGCCGGGCGGCGGAAGTGAACGGTGCACCGGGCGCCGCGCCGGGGCCAGGAGGCAGAAGCGAGTAG
- the cas6 gene encoding CRISPR system precrRNA processing endoribonuclease RAMP protein Cas6, with amino-acid sequence MVFESEPPPGAEALRNYESIPRPFILEPPLETKTEYAPGEPVVFHLVLFGRALNLLPYFIVTLDEFSRHGIGRGRRPFSIERIEALNPLTGERATIYNGADRIVRPRDLSITAKDVWMHSGGQENSRPASSPSGGEISFASFAPDQQKLRLEFLTPTRLTFAGKPVTVPEFHIVIRNLLRRISSLCYFHHGFAYEADFPAIIACAAQVRLVVHSTRWITWERYSFRQNKKVPCGGLVGWAAYSGPLGGFWPLLRLGKLLHVGKGSVFGQGKFRVTKI; translated from the coding sequence TTGGTCTTCGAGAGCGAGCCGCCGCCAGGGGCGGAGGCGTTGCGGAATTACGAGAGCATTCCCCGCCCTTTCATTTTAGAGCCGCCGCTGGAAACGAAAACCGAATATGCGCCCGGCGAACCGGTGGTTTTTCACCTTGTGCTTTTCGGTCGCGCGCTCAACCTTCTCCCTTACTTTATTGTTACGCTTGACGAATTTAGTCGCCACGGCATCGGCCGGGGGCGCCGGCCTTTCAGTATCGAGCGGATTGAGGCCTTAAACCCGCTGACCGGGGAGAGGGCAACAATCTACAATGGCGCCGACCGCATAGTGCGTCCCCGAGATCTGAGCATTACCGCGAAGGATGTCTGGATGCATTCAGGCGGTCAGGAGAACAGCCGTCCTGCAAGCTCTCCGTCCGGAGGCGAAATTAGTTTCGCGAGCTTCGCGCCGGACCAGCAAAAACTAAGACTGGAGTTTCTCACACCCACCCGGCTTACCTTTGCGGGGAAGCCCGTTACTGTGCCGGAGTTCCATATCGTTATTCGCAACTTGCTGCGGCGCATCTCGTCGCTCTGTTACTTCCACCACGGCTTTGCCTATGAGGCCGATTTTCCGGCGATCATTGCCTGCGCCGCGCAGGTCCGGCTGGTTGTGCACAGTACCCGGTGGATTACGTGGGAGCGCTACTCGTTCCGCCAGAATAAGAAAGTGCCCTGCGGCGGGCTGGTCGGCTGGGCCGCTTATAGCGGGCCACTGGGCGGGTTCTGGCCGCTTTTGCGCCTTGGGAAACTCCTCCACGTCGGCAAGGGTTCCGTTTTTGGCCAGGGGAAATTCCGCGTTACTAAAATCTGA
- a CDS encoding YkgJ family cysteine cluster protein — MGKHSQRGCIRCGTCCRKGGPVLHHQDKEIIRAGHAGYQHLITIRRGEMAFDPLSNGLRPAAQELVKVRGRGKEWCCAFFDAARSACTIYPHRFRECRLLKCWDPADLLAVVGKETLVRADLINPGDPILEMIALHERECSCEEVERLIAALSTPHHRDKALARLTTLVRRDLALRLYAERELGLCPDYELFVFGRPLFNYLEARGVSLPLVAPRVRGE, encoded by the coding sequence ATGGGTAAACATAGCCAACGCGGGTGCATCCGGTGCGGCACCTGCTGCCGGAAAGGCGGCCCGGTTCTCCACCACCAGGACAAGGAAATCATCCGCGCCGGGCACGCCGGCTACCAGCACCTGATAACGATAAGAAGGGGCGAAATGGCTTTCGATCCGCTCTCTAACGGCTTGCGGCCTGCCGCTCAGGAACTCGTTAAGGTTCGCGGCCGGGGAAAAGAGTGGTGCTGCGCTTTTTTTGACGCGGCGCGCTCTGCGTGCACCATCTACCCGCACCGCTTTCGCGAGTGCCGCCTTTTAAAATGCTGGGACCCCGCTGACCTTCTTGCTGTAGTCGGGAAGGAGACGCTGGTCCGGGCGGACCTCATTAACCCCGGCGACCCGATCCTCGAAATGATCGCCCTGCACGAGAGGGAGTGCTCCTGCGAAGAGGTGGAACGGCTGATCGCGGCACTGTCTACCCCACATCACCGGGATAAAGCCCTGGCGCGGCTTACCACTCTCGTCCGCCGGGACCTGGCCCTCCGCCTTTACGCGGAGCGGGAACTGGGTTTGTGCCCGGACTACGAGCTTTTCGTTTTTGGCCGCCCGCTCTTTAACTACCTGGAAGCCCGCGGCGTATCGCTTCCGCTGGTAGCGCCACGGGTCCGGGGTGAATAG